GCCAAGCGGCACGGCATGAGGGTTTATTACATGCTTCCACCGCAGATTTGGGCATGGGGCCGGTTCCGGAAGAATCTTCTGAAAAGATGGGTCGACACGATTATTTCGTTCTTTCCGTTCGAGGCTGATGTCTACCGCCATCTTGGCCTTGAGACGATCTTGCTTGACAACCCACTCGTTAGAGCATTGAGTACATACAGGAGAGAAAAAAGAGGTGAACGCATTGGTTTCATGCCGGGGTCCCGGAGGTCCCAAATAGCAAGGAATCTGCCAGTCGTTCTCGAATTGGCGAGCTTCATAGAAGCTCGAAGATCAGATATCGAGATGTGCTTACTTGCGTTCGATGCACGGAGTGCTGCCGACCTCAGAATCCGTCAAAGCATGTTACCAGTTTTTTATGACAACCGATATCAGATGATGAAGGATTGTGATCTGCTTGTTGTCAGTTCAGGCACCGCCTCGCTCGAGGCAGCAGCCATGCGCGTTCCCCAGATTTTCTTTCATCGTGTATCGTCTCTGGATGACCGGATACTGAGAAAGTTCGTTCACGTGGATGAGTTCAATCTTGCCAATCTATACTACGGTAAGAAGATCGTTCCGTGTTACGTAACTGGCGACTCTCGCCGGCTCGAGCAGCAATTGAAGGACGCTCTCACCGCATACTTATAGGTAGAAAAAATCACTCAGAACAATTGTCGGCGGCTAATGTCGCGCGATCTGATTTTCCGACCTGGATATCTTACGGGATCTATGTCCGTTGTTTGGTGATTTTGCCTACATCTGCGGCAATTGCCGCCTTCAAGCTGCTATCATCGGCAAAATGCTCTATGCCGCGGATACGTTCCCTGAACTCTATACGCACGGTCTTCCCATAGAGATCACCTGAGAATTCAACGATATACACTTCCAGCAGATCGTGGCGACAAAACATTGCACCGGAGTATTGATGGCCCGAAGCGTTTATTTTTACCATGTATACGCCATCGAGCGGTATCAGCTTGTTTGACGGCGTTTGGATGTTGATTGTGGGAAATCCAAGTTTCTTGCCCTTGCCCTTTCCTTTGATCACCGTACCTGATACCGAATACGGGCGCCCGAGCAGCCGATTGGCCGCCTTTATGTTTCCCAATAACAGTAATTCACGTATCCGAGTGCTCGATATTGCTCCTTCATCGCCTACTTTTGCCATGACCTCGACCTTGAATAGACCACGGGCAAGGTTTGTCAGAATATCTGCATTGCCCTTTCGCATGTTGCCGAAATGAAAGTTCTCGCCGACGACTATGACGGAAGGCCTTATTTGGAGGGCAATTAACTGGACAAATCTCTCCGGGCTGTATCGTGAAAAGACATCGGAGAACGTGAAGTAATAGATGAAATCTATGCCGAGTTGTTCGAAGATCTCTTCTTTCTCTCCGCGCGGGGTCAAACAACATATCGGCGTTTTTTTCAGGATGAAGAATGGCAAGGGTGCGAAGGTGATTATGCCCACTCTTTGGTCTTTGCCAGTTAACTGCTTCAACCGGTGGACGATTGCCTGATGTCCACGATGAATGCCATCAAAACTCCCGATACCACAAACCGAGTGCTCGGTGATCGGGTCGGTACTATCGGTTAATACTAACATGCCATGTCTCGTGCGATCATTCCCAAACTGCACGCCTGCGATACTTTGTGCTTGCCTATCCTCGTTCTCCTCAGAGTAAGCAAACACGCTCCATAACCGATTGCTTCTCCAAAGTCATGCACGAGAGATCGGATATAGACACCTTTGCCGACAACTGCTTTGAATGTCAGGATGGGCGGGTCAGCGATTTCGATGTCAAATGATTTGATGAATACCCCGCGGGGTTTCATAGGCACGAATTCATTCTGCCGGCTAATCTCATAGAGTCTTCGTCCACCACGCTTGAGTGCAGAGAAGCGGGGCGGTATTTGCTGTACTTCACCGACAAACTGCTGGGCAACCCGGTTCAATGCCTTTAGATCTAAGTCGATCGGTGCATTTATTGTGGATTCATCTAGCGACCCCGTGATGTCATAGGTGTCAGCAGTGATGCCCAGGAGCATCTCACCGGTATATTCTTTATCCAGTTTCTGGATCGCATCGAATTGCTTGGTCGCGCGATTGAACAGAAGTATCAATAAACCACTTGCGAAAGGATCCAGGGTTCCCGCATGCCCAACTTTATTAATTTTTTTCTGCAGCATTCGCACGACCTGGAAGGAACTGAAACCAACTGGCTTGTCAACCAGGAGAAATGAGTTTCGATCATCATCAACTGTCGCCATTATTGTGATCAGGATTTTTCCTTGATCTCGCGTAGTATAGCGGTGAGTATTTCTTTTTTTGCCTCGGGGATTGTTTTTTGCAGCCGAAGTCCGGCAGCGAGGCGATGCCCGCCACCTCCATATCGACGGGCAAGCTGATCGACGTCGATGACACCGTCGCTCCGAAGACTTATTCTCGTGCCACCTTTTTCTTCGCGCAGGAACATCGAAACCCTGACTCCCTTTATGGCCTCGAGAAAAGAGATGAAATTTTCCGAGTCAGACATCTCGGCACTGCTTCTTTCGAGCATGTCCTGGAAAAGATACATCATGGCCACGCCGTCCTTGACTTCGATCGTGCTCAAGACTTTCGTCAGCAGGGCTGTGCCACTGAGTGTCTTCGCATTCAATTTCTTAACCAGGAGGTCAGGTCGTACACCGAACCCGACCAGTTCGCTGGCGATCTGCAATGATTCCCTTGTCGTGTTAGCGTACACGAAACCGCCAGTTTCGTTGTATATACCGCAGTAGAAAATATCGGCAAGATGTTTATTGGTCTTTATCTTGAGACGTTTGAAGATGAAATAGATGATCTCACATGCAGACGAAGCGGTTTCATCGATGATCCGCAATGCTCCGAAGGAATTGTTACTCCGATGATGATCTATATTGATGATGGTTTTATCGCGCAGTTGCTGGTCAGTGACTTCCGGAAAAATTCTTGAAATCCCTGCCGAATCGACCGCAATCAACAGATCGAAATCAGGAACCTTGCGCGTGAACTGCCAATTACCTAAAAGGAATTGATATTTGACCGGGATGCGCGAGTGGCAGAAGAGAACAGGCTTTTTCCTGTGATAGTGCTTGACGAGATATGCTGCCGCTAGGGCAGCGGCGATACCGTCGCCATCCGGATCTCGGTGTGTGGCGATTACGATTCGGTTACTGGTCTTTATTATCCTTACTAATTTGGTTAATGAGTGCATCAATTTTCTTCCCGTATTCATAACTGTTATCAATCTTGAATTCAATATCGGGTATATGTCTCATTCTTACTCGGTTAGCTAATTCTGTGCGTATGTAGCCTTTTGCACGGTTGAGAGTGGCCAGCCCCTCATTTTTGTCATTCAGACTTGAGAAATATACGATTGCCTTCTTCAGGTCACTGCTGACATCCACCGTGGTGATCGTTACCAGCCCCAGTCTGGGGTCTTTGATCTTGTGTTCGATTATTTCGGATACCGCGCGGATCAAAACGGAAGCGATTCTATCTTTTCTCATTAGGTTATTTCAATGTCGTAATTCAACAGGGATACATCGTGGAATCTATCTATATAATCCAGCGCCGTTCTCAGCGACGAATCAACGTGTTGTCTGCTGTTACCGCAGGTTACCAGTCCCAGCTGAGTACGCTGCCATAATGACAGGTCTCCGAATTCGCAAATTGCCACGTTATATCGATTCTTCAATTTTTCTTTCAGGCTGGCGACAATCCGTCTCTTTTCCTTCAGTGAATGGCAGTTATCGATGTGCAGGTCCAGGTCACAACGACCGACGAAAAATCTATCTGACATCCTTGCTGGTTTGTTCTTCGATTTTATAGAATTGCATCACATCATCTTTCTGGATATCGGATATATCTTCAAGACCAATGCCACATTCATAGCCAGCGGTCACTTCTTTAGCGTCTTCTTTGAATCTTTTCAAGGAAACTACCTTGGCGGTGGCTATTTCTTTTTTCTCGCGCATCAGGTGGGCGATACAATTCCTTAAGACCTTACCGTCTTTAACGTAACAGCCGGCGATGACACCAGCGCGCGGGATGTTGAATACTTCGCGCACCTCAGCTTCACCGATGAGGATCTCCTGTAATTTTGGTTCCAGCATTCCGAGCATCGCGGCTCTCAAATCGTCGATCGCTTCGTATATCAATCGGTAAGTCCTGATTTCGACACCTTCACGTTCGGCGCTTTCTAGTGCGTTTGTGTCGGGACCGACATGAAAACCGACGCATATTGCGCCGGTCACCTCGGCGAGCAAGATATCTGAGACGTTTATCTTACCTACGCCTTTGTGCACAACTCTCACCGATGCCTCGTCAGTAGTCAGTTCCTGGAGTTTCTCGTCGAGCGCTTCGGCAGAGCCTGCTGTGTCAGCTTTGAGCAGAATCTTGAGTTCCTTAGTTTCCCCTGCCTGGATTTTTTCTTGGAGGTTGAGCAACGTGAGTTTTGATTTAGGTGCCAGCCGCCGGCTGCGATCCCTCAATTCACGCTGCGCCGCGAGTTCACGCGCCCGGTGTTCATTGTCCACGGCAAGGAATATTTCACCTGCTTGCGGCAGCCCACTGAAACCTAGGACGAGAACCGGTGCAGATGGTCCTGCTTCACTCACTTTGTCATATTTCTCATCGAACAGTTCCCTGACCCTTCCGAAATGAGGTCCGCACACAAAGGGATTGCTCTTACGCAGAGTACCCTCCTGAACCAGGATGGTTGATACATTACCTTTACCGCGGTCCAGGCGTGCTTCAAGGACTACTCCCTTTGCGCTTTTGTTCACAGGTGCTTTCAAGTTCAATTCTTCCGATTTGACCAAGATCGCGTCGAGCACATCGGGTATGCCTTTGCCTTTGAGCGCCGAAACCTCGACACAGATTGATTTGCCGCCGAAATCTTCGATAACCACGTTTGCTTTTGCGAGTTGTGTCTTGACGAGATTGATATTCGAATTCGGCAGATCGATCTTGTTGATGCAAACTATTATCGGAACACCGGCCGCCCGCGCATGATCAATGGCCTCTACGGTTTGCGGCATGACCCCATCATCGGCGGCAACGACCAGGATGACGATGTCTGTTACCTGAGCGCCCCTTGCCCTCATTGCCGTGAATGCTTCGTGACCGGGTGTATCAAGGAACGTGATGATCTTATCGTGGTAAGCGACTTGATAGGCAGCCATCTTCTGCGTAATCTTGCCGTATTCTTTCTCTGCGACTTTAAGTTTTGTGATCGCATCAAGCAACGTGGTCTTGCCATGATCAACATGGCCCATGACGGTGACAACTGGCGGCCGCTCGGTCGATTCGGTTTTTTCTTCAGTCTTCACCTGTTCTTCGATCGATACCGTTTTGACTTTGCAGCTCAATTCGTCGCAAATGATGGAGATCGAATCGATGTCGAGACGCTGATTTACACTGACCATTAGCCCGAGGTCCATGCATTTCTTGATCACTTCGCTGACCGGTTTGCCCAGCGCCTGGGCCAGCTCGGCAACGGTCATGAAATCCGTAACCTCAACGACTTTCTCTTCAGGTGTGGCTTCGATTTTTTGCGGGATTTCCCGTTTGTAGTGTTTCTTTGTTTCACGCTTCTCGAGCTTGGCAAGCGTTGATTTCACTTTTTCTTTGATCTCTTCTTTGTTGATCTTCTTCTTTTTCTCTTTTGCCCTTGGTTTTGACCAGCGTCGGGTGAATTCCTTCCTGACGCGTTTTTTCTCCTCCGATATCTTCGTCTTGATCTTCTTTATCTCTTCGTCGGTGAGAGCAGACATGTGCCCCTTGGCCTTGATCCCGATCTCTTCAAGCATTTTTATTAGAGCCGCGCTTGATAATCCCAGACTCTTCGCGACGCTATGAACCTTGTTGGCCGGCATCTTCTGGCTCCTTTTCGTCCTTGGGTCTCAGGGTTTCCAGCAATTCCTGCACCGCATCATCTTCCAGTGAGAGGAGAAATTTCAGTTCATCGACCGGTGCGTTGATGACCGCGAGTATGTTCGTATATCCTTTCTCGATGAGCGCTTTCTTAAGGCTCTTCTTCAACTGTTCGACGTCTTCGATTTTCATATCGGCGAGTTCCTTCTCCTTCATCTCCTTTTCGTATTCGGATACTTTCTTTATTTCGATATCCACTTCGCATAATCTCGACGCCAGGTCAACGTTCACGCCGTTCTTGCCGATTGCTTTCGAGTAGTCATCGTCTGGCACGATCGCCAGCACATGTCCTTCGGCAAGGGAGATTACCTCTTTCACTTTGGCCGGCGAAAGGCTGCGCGAAACCTGTATTGTTGGTTCCTTGCTCCACTGAATGACATCGATGCGTTCTCCAGAAAGCTCTTTGACCACCGATTGAATGCGGCTGCCACGATATCCGACACAGGCGCCGATCGGGTCAACCTTTGGATCAAGTGTCTGAACTGCAAGCTTTGCGCGCACACCTGGTTCGCGTACGATTTTCGCAACCTGAATGATGCCATCTTTGATTTCTGGGATTTCGTAGAAAAGCAGGCGTTCGAGAAACTTGGGATCGGTTCTTGAAAGAATGATCTTAGGCCCCCATTGTGCCCGGTCAACACGATGGACCACTGCGCGAATTGGTGAGTCCAGCCGGTAATGCTCTGCTCTCATCATTCCGTAGCCGGGTATTACCGCTTCCACGGGACCAAGGTCAACGAGTATTTCGTTGCGGCTTACCACCTTCACTATGCCCTTAACGATCTCGCCGATTTTTTTCTCGTACTCGACGAGGATTCGGTTCCGTTCTGCCTCGCTGACTTTTTGAGTCAACGTCTGCTTGACCATTTCAATGGCAGTCCTACCCAGATCTCCAATGGAAAGCGGGGTGCGGAAGACATCACCAACCTTGTAGCTTTCTTTTACTTGCCTCGCCTCCTCCAAAGAAATTTCCGTCTCGGCGTCGGTAACTTCCTCGACAACCTTCTTTGTTACGAAGATCTTTATGTCACCGGTCGACTTGTTAACCGTGACTTCGGATTCCGTATTCTTCCCGAATTTTCTCTTCACCCCAGTAGAAATTGCTTCGGCCAGTGACTGCATTACATAGTCGAATTTTACCCCCCGAGCGCGGGCTACGGCTTTCATGTTCTCGATTATCATTTTAGCATCATTTGTCATATATTCACTCCTCGACCACATTGGCTCGCTTGATTGAAGCATAGGGTATAGTACGTTCATCTTTTCCTGATGCCACAATGACTCCGTTTTTCTTTGTGCCTCTCAAATATCCCCTGATTTTTTCATTTCCCGTGTCGATTTCCACAACGTTACCGACAGCCCAGGCGTAGTGCTCGGGTTTCTTGAGAACGCGTTCGACGCCAGGTGATGATACCTCAAGTGTATAAGGAAAATTCATCAGATCCCTTTCATCGAGTTCGCGTGATATGATGTTGCTCGTCTTCTGACAGTCTCCGATCGTAACGCTTCCTTTCTCCTTATCAATGTAAACCCGTAATGTTCGTGATACATCATTGTAATCAAAGTCATAGAACCTCAAACCCATATTTTTGGTTATCTCGTCAATGGTCCGCGCGATCTGATTCAAGTCCAAATTCCTATCCATTAATTCTCCGATAAAGAAGTTCTTTTATCTCGGCGCATTTCGTCACCATTTCGGACTGGCTCGCCGTGAATACTTCACCAGTTTCTCTTATGTAGATATCGAGCCGATTATTCTTGATGCCCCTTGGGCCAATTGTAATACGTATCGGGATGCCAATTAGATCTGCATCGTTGAACTTGATTCCGGCCGATATGTCCCGGTCGTCTATAATAACCGAGAATCCCGCCTTAGTCAACAACTGGATCACTTCATCGCTCGTCCTCATGACGATCTCTTCATGCGGATTCAGGATCGTCAGGTGTATTTCAAAGGGTGCGATCGAAATAGGCCAGACGGCACCGCGGTCATCACTTTTTTGCTCGCAGGCACAGGCCATTATACGTTCGAGCCCGATGCCGTAGCTGCCCATTATTATAGGTTTTGAGTTGCCTTGTTCATCCAGGAAATTTGCCCCGAGACTGATTGAATACTTGGTGCCGAGCTTGAAGATATGACCAAGTTCCAGCGCGCTTTCGATATGCATCTCTCCACCGCACTTCGGACATCGATCACCAGATTTTACTTTCCTGAAATTGTCGTACTTGCCAACCTTCACATCGCGGCTCAAATTCAACCCCTTGACATGATAGCCATCGCGGTTTGCGCCGGTTATCATGCCTTGTGCATCACGTAACAGATCATCCGCATATACCGTCAGGTTATCCATGCCTGCTGGTCCAATATATCCTGGTTGGGCCCCGAATGTTGATTGTATCTCTTCGGCGCTTGCCGGTTCGTAGCTATGTCCGAGCTGGCGCTTGATCTTATCTTCACTGATCTCGTAATCACCTCGGATCAGTACTAGTACTGGGTCCTTTCCGGTCGCCGTGAAGAAGATGCTTTTTACGAGATTCTGCGGGGCGACATTGAGGAATTGAGTCACTTCCTCGACGGTGCGTTTTTCAGGGGTGGGGATCTGTTCTATCGGTGTATCCTGGAAAGACATATGTTCCCCGTCTCCGTCGGCGACCTGAATGTTCGCGCGGTAATCACATTGCTGACAAATTGCCAGTTGATCTTCGCCGCCGGAAACGATTGCCATGAATTCCTTCGATTCTCCTGTACCCATTAACCCGCCGGATGCGTCGACGACTACAAAATCCAGACCACACCTTTTGAAGATCTTTCCGTAAGCCTGCTTGTGCAGGTCGAAACTCTGGTCCAATCCTGCCTCGTCGTAGTCGAGGCTATATGAATCTTTCATGATGAACTGCCTGGACCTGAGCACTCCAGAGCGTGGTCTGGGTTCGTCTCGAAATTTTGTCTGTATCTGGTACCAGATCTGCGGCAGATCCCTGTAGGAACGGATCTTGTTACGCGCGGTGTCGGCAACAATTTCCTCGTGCGTAGGGCAGAGGCAATATTCGCGGTCCTTACGGTCTTTCAGCCGAAACATGTCATCTCCGTATTCTTGCCAGCGACCGGATTCTTCCCACAGTTCCTTGGGGGAAATTGCGGGCATCAGCAGTTCCTGGCCGTTGATCCTGTCCATCTCCTCCCTGATGATGTTGCTGATCTTCAGGAGAATACGCCAGCCTAGTGGTAAATAAGTGTGAATACCTGACGCGAGCTGTCTGATGAAACCACCGCGAAGCAGGATGCGGTGGCTTTTTGATTCAGCCTCTTTAGGATCTTCACGCAAGGTAGCTATTAGCGATTTGTCAAATTTCATAACTTGTAGTATACTATATATTAAGAGATATGTCAATACCAGTAGGTTTTGGCTGATCCTCATGGAGGCGACGGCGCAGGGTCTTGACTTATCAAATCATAGCCGTTATATTGACCAATGGATAAAATAAACAAGATTATTGACCAGACGATCCTGAGACCGGATGCGACGAGTGAAGATATCAGGATGTTTCTGAAAGACTTTGCAGAATACGGTTTCTATGCCGCGGTCGTCAATCCCTGTTGGGTTCCGAGCGTTGTCAACAACCTTCCTGAGGGCATCAAGGTCTGCAGTGTCGTCGGGTTTCCTTTTGGCGCCTCGACCACTCGGGCCAAAGTGTATGCGGCCGAGGACCTGGTCAGAATGGGATGTGATGAGATTGATATGGTCATGAATATCGGCAGGTTCAAGGAGAAAGATTTCAAGTATGCCGGAAAAGAGATAAAGATGGTCAATGATGCCTGTTCGGGCAGGATCCTCAAGGTGATCATCGAAACGTGTTTGCTGACCAGGGATGAAAAAATAGCGGCGGCGAACCTCATCAGGGAAAGCGGGGCGCATTTTGTCAAGACATCGACCGGCTATTCTCGTGGGGGCGCTGAAGTCGAGGACGTTGAGTTATTACGTTCGGTTGTCGGTCCTGATTTTGGCGTGAAGGCATCGGGTGGCATCCGGACCTTTGAACAGGCCCGGACCTTCATTGCAGCCGGAGCCAGTCGTCTTGGCACATCAAGCGGTGTGGCGATCGTTCAGGGAGCGATTCAGGCAGCAGACCTGGACCGGTGATTTAAGCTAATACACACGATATTTAGAGATTTTATCAAATGCATTAAAGAAAATTCTCTCTGGCTCGTTTAAGAAATAAATCCTGAAATATCGGAACTTTTCCAAATGACCCCTTGACAAATCACGATTTTTCAATATAATTAGGTGACACACAACGAATACCCTGAAAGGAGGTGCCAATTTAATGACAAAAGTCACAGTTTACGATGGTGAATCTTTTGACAATGCCTTGCGTCGTTTCCGTAAGTCAGTGGAGCGAGCCGGTATCTTGAGGGACGTCAAGCGACATGAAGTGTACGAAAAACCGAGTGAAAAACGTAAGAGACGTCTTATTTCGGCGCGTAAGAAGGAATGGAAGCGACAAAGGGAGGAGATATAAGCCGAACCCATGCCGAGGATGTTTTAGAACTGCCTAAGATCCTCAAATCACTCTCCAATTTCTGTTGTACCGACCCAGGCAAGAGAAGGGCGCAAGATTTATGCCCTCTGAATACGCGGGAGGCGGTTGAATCCGAGTTGGAGAAAGTCCAGAAAATAGAGCGAACAGGAGAATCGGCCGATTTTTCCGTGCCGTTTGAGCCTGGAGAGTTAAAGACCCGGGTGAAAACAGAGGTTTTCCTCTCCCTTGAGGATTTTTTTCATTTGAGGAGATTTTTCAGTTCTGTTCATGCTTTGCAGAGGAAGTTCAAGTCCAGCCAGCTGCAGGAGTTCTTTGCCGGTCTGCACGACCATAGCACCCTGCAGCGCGAACTGGATGCACGGATCGATGACACCGGGGCAATAAAGGACGATGCGAGCCCCAAACTCGCGCAAATCCGCAACAGTAAGAAACGCGTAAACCAGCGGTTGCGGGAGTTTCTTAACGGCATGCTCAGAGCCCAGCCAAACATGTTCACTGAAAGCATGGTCGTGGAGCGGGCGGGCCATTTCGTACTCCCGGTGAGATGCAATTTCAAAAAGCAGGTCAGGGGAATAATCCATTCTTTTTCTAACTCAGGTGAGACGGTGTTCATTGAGCCTGAGGCCGTTGCTGAGGATGCAGCCCTTCTTATGGAACTTGACGAGGAAGAGCGCATTGAGATCGAGGTGATCCTTCGACACCTTACCGATTCGGTACGCGATAACATAGGTACCATCGAAAATGATATTGAGTCTGTCGTAAGCCTGGACCTGCTTTTCGCCAAGGTCCGGTTTGCCAGAGAGTTGCATGCCAACCGTCCTGTTTTTGACAAGCGGCTGCGCATTTTGAATGCTTTTCATCCGGTGCTCAAGCGCATTAACGAGCGGGTGGTACCCCTCGATCTCCAGTTGAATTCAGGCAAGCGCGTGCTGCTCATTTCAGGCCCGAATGCAGGCGGTAAGACGGTTGTGCTCAAGACAGTTGGTCTTGCCGCGTTGATGGCAAAGTGCGGTCTTTTCATTGCTGCTGATGAGGGTAGTTCGCTGCCTTTCTTTGATGAGATCTACGCCGATATTGGTGATGAACAGAGCATTGAATCACAGCTGTCCACTTTTGCTGCACATCTGAAACAGATCAAGACCGCACTCGAAGGCAATGGCAATGCACTGGTGCTGCTCGACGAACTGATGAGCCAGACCTCGGTGGAAGAGGGCTCGGCATTGGCTTCTGCGGTCCTTGATGAATTGAGCAAGGCAGAAAACGTGGTTCTGGCCACGACGCATAATGAGAATCTTAAGATATTTGTCAGCAACCGAGCCGATATGCTCAATGCCGGGATGGAGTATACTGACCGGCCAACGTACCGGCTCATTCTTGGCGTACCCCAGCCTAGCAATGCACTGCGCTTGGCGCGTACCCTCGGGATCAAGGAAGTCGTTTTGGATAGGGCATCGTCTTACCTTGATGAGGATAAAGTCTCTTTGAACAAACTCTTTGAGGATCTTTCAAGAGAACACAAGATTGTTGAGGAAGAGCGTAAGAAATTGGCCGACCTCGTAGTGAGTTATGAGACGAAGCTCTCTGCATTCAATGCCAAGAAAAAGCAGGAATCTGATGAGATGAGGACAAAGTACCGGAATGAATTGAAGAAGGCAAAGAGAGACATAGAACGGTTGATAAAAACGCTGAGGAAGGAAGGTCCAAAGCCGGACATGATACGGAAGACGCGTGACTTCTTCAACGACAAGATAGATAACGAAAGACATGCTGCTCCGTATCACCCTGGTGTCGGTGAATTGGTGAGGATAAGGGAGCTCCAAAGGATCGGCCAGGTTGTTGCCGAAAGGGGTGGCAAGTACAAGATAAGTCTGGAGAATATTTATTACTGGGTAGAGCCAACCGACATTGAATCGCTGAGAGAAAAGGGAGAAGCGCGGAATTGATCGAACAAGAGAAGATAGAAGAGATTAAGCGCCAGACCGATATTGTCGATGTCGTGGGCAGATACGTGCAATTGAAGAAAATGGGGAAGAATTACCGCGGTCTCTGTCCGTTTCACAGCGAAAAGAATCCATCATTCTACGTAAATCCCGAAAAGGGTATCTATTATTGTTTCGGCTGCAAAAAGGGCGGTAACGCCATCAATTTCTTGATGGAATATGAAAAACTCGATTTCCCCGACGCAATTAAACGGCTGGCTGCGAATTTGGGTATCGAGATCGATACTACAAAGGGACTGAGATACAAGGAACTATACGAAGCGAATGAACAGGCCTGCCAGTTCTATGTTCAGTGTTTATCGAGAGACATTGGCCGTCGAGGCCAGGAATACTTGGTCAGAAGGAACATACAGCTGGACAAACTCCAGGATTTCCGTATCGGATATGCTCCGGCATCGGGTGGCCTCACAACGTTCATGAGACAGAAAGGTTTTTCTGGCGCACGCCTCCAGCAGGCCGGGCTCATATCGACGAATCGGGAGCATTTCCGAGACCGCCTCATTTTTCCCATATTCAATCTCTCGGGACGGATAATCGGTTTTGGCGGACGCGGTATCGACGACCATATCCAGCCGAAGTATCTGAACTCTCCGGAAACACCGATATTCAAAAAGGGTGAGGGTCTTTACGGCCTCTTTCAGTCCAGGGAGCAGATAAGGTCAACGGGTGAAGTGATGCTCGTCGAGGGTTATTTCGATTTGCTCAGTGTTTATCAGCATGGGTTTGACAATATATG
This portion of the candidate division WOR-3 bacterium genome encodes:
- the ribF gene encoding riboflavin biosynthesis protein RibF — translated: MLVLTDSTDPITEHSVCGIGSFDGIHRGHQAIVHRLKQLTGKDQRVGIITFAPLPFFILKKTPICCLTPRGEKEEIFEQLGIDFIYYFTFSDVFSRYSPERFVQLIALQIRPSVIVVGENFHFGNMRKGNADILTNLARGLFKVEVMAKVGDEGAISSTRIRELLLLGNIKAANRLLGRPYSVSGTVIKGKGKGKKLGFPTINIQTPSNKLIPLDGVYMVKINASGHQYSGAMFCRHDLLEVYIVEFSGDLYGKTVRIEFRERIRGIEHFADDSSLKAAIAADVGKITKQRT
- a CDS encoding DUF503 domain-containing protein yields the protein MSDRFFVGRCDLDLHIDNCHSLKEKRRIVASLKEKLKNRYNVAICEFGDLSLWQRTQLGLVTCGNSRQHVDSSLRTALDYIDRFHDVSLLNYDIEIT
- the truB gene encoding tRNA pseudouridine(55) synthase TruB, giving the protein MATVDDDRNSFLLVDKPVGFSSFQVVRMLQKKINKVGHAGTLDPFASGLLILLFNRATKQFDAIQKLDKEYTGEMLLGITADTYDITGSLDESTINAPIDLDLKALNRVAQQFVGEVQQIPPRFSALKRGGRRLYEISRQNEFVPMKPRGVFIKSFDIEIADPPILTFKAVVGKGVYIRSLVHDFGEAIGYGACLLTLRRTRIGKHKVSQACSLGMIARDMAC
- the infB gene encoding translation initiation factor IF-2; translation: MPANKVHSVAKSLGLSSAALIKMLEEIGIKAKGHMSALTDEEIKKIKTKISEEKKRVRKEFTRRWSKPRAKEKKKKINKEEIKEKVKSTLAKLEKRETKKHYKREIPQKIEATPEEKVVEVTDFMTVAELAQALGKPVSEVIKKCMDLGLMVSVNQRLDIDSISIICDELSCKVKTVSIEEQVKTEEKTESTERPPVVTVMGHVDHGKTTLLDAITKLKVAEKEYGKITQKMAAYQVAYHDKIITFLDTPGHEAFTAMRARGAQVTDIVILVVAADDGVMPQTVEAIDHARAAGVPIIVCINKIDLPNSNINLVKTQLAKANVVIEDFGGKSICVEVSALKGKGIPDVLDAILVKSEELNLKAPVNKSAKGVVLEARLDRGKGNVSTILVQEGTLRKSNPFVCGPHFGRVRELFDEKYDKVSEAGPSAPVLVLGFSGLPQAGEIFLAVDNEHRARELAAQRELRDRSRRLAPKSKLTLLNLQEKIQAGETKELKILLKADTAGSAEALDEKLQELTTDEASVRVVHKGVGKINVSDILLAEVTGAICVGFHVGPDTNALESAEREGVEIRTYRLIYEAIDDLRAAMLGMLEPKLQEILIGEAEVREVFNIPRAGVIAGCYVKDGKVLRNCIAHLMREKKEIATAKVVSLKRFKEDAKEVTAGYECGIGLEDISDIQKDDVMQFYKIEEQTSKDVR
- a CDS encoding bifunctional oligoribonuclease/PAP phosphatase NrnA gives rise to the protein MHSLTKLVRIIKTSNRIVIATHRDPDGDGIAAALAAAYLVKHYHRKKPVLFCHSRIPVKYQFLLGNWQFTRKVPDFDLLIAVDSAGISRIFPEVTDQQLRDKTIINIDHHRSNNSFGALRIIDETASSACEIIYFIFKRLKIKTNKHLADIFYCGIYNETGGFVYANTTRESLQIASELVGFGVRPDLLVKKLNAKTLSGTALLTKVLSTIEVKDGVAMMYLFQDMLERSSAEMSDSENFISFLEAIKGVRVSMFLREEKGGTRISLRSDGVIDVDQLARRYGGGGHRLAAGLRLQKTIPEAKKEILTAILREIKEKS
- a CDS encoding ribosome maturation factor RimP, whose translation is MDRNLDLNQIARTIDEITKNMGLRFYDFDYNDVSRTLRVYIDKEKGSVTIGDCQKTSNIISRELDERDLMNFPYTLEVSSPGVERVLKKPEHYAWAVGNVVEIDTGNEKIRGYLRGTKKNGVIVASGKDERTIPYASIKRANVVEE
- the nusA gene encoding transcription termination factor NusA → MTNDAKMIIENMKAVARARGVKFDYVMQSLAEAISTGVKRKFGKNTESEVTVNKSTGDIKIFVTKKVVEEVTDAETEISLEEARQVKESYKVGDVFRTPLSIGDLGRTAIEMVKQTLTQKVSEAERNRILVEYEKKIGEIVKGIVKVVSRNEILVDLGPVEAVIPGYGMMRAEHYRLDSPIRAVVHRVDRAQWGPKIILSRTDPKFLERLLFYEIPEIKDGIIQVAKIVREPGVRAKLAVQTLDPKVDPIGACVGYRGSRIQSVVKELSGERIDVIQWSKEPTIQVSRSLSPAKVKEVISLAEGHVLAIVPDDDYSKAIGKNGVNVDLASRLCEVDIEIKKVSEYEKEMKEKELADMKIEDVEQLKKSLKKALIEKGYTNILAVINAPVDELKFLLSLEDDAVQELLETLRPKDEKEPEDAGQQGS
- the rbfA gene encoding 30S ribosome-binding factor RbfA; this encodes MRKDRIASVLIRAVSEIIEHKIKDPRLGLVTITTVDVSSDLKKAIVYFSSLNDKNEGLATLNRAKGYIRTELANRVRMRHIPDIEFKIDNSYEYGKKIDALINQISKDNKDQ